ACCGAGCCAATGAAACCTTACGCCTTCTTTTACCAACTCCTTCAAGTGTTTTTTGAAAAATACTGAATACAGCCTCATTAAATACTTGACCTCTTTGTCTCCTCGACCCCAATTTTCCGTAGAAAAACCCCACAGAGTAAGCGTTTTTACACCCAAACCACGAGATCCACGGACTACATCCATAGCCGTTTCTATGCCTTTCTTGTGGCCTTCGATCGGCTCCAGACCATGAAGTTTTGCCCACCTGCGATTTCCGTCGGGGATTATCACCACGTGCCGAGGTAAAACTTTTTGTGTTGTTGGCTTAGACATTAAATTTGAGCCTGCACCAGCAGGCCCTTTAGCAACTCAAAGGATATCAGATAGTAAGGCATCTTTTCAACTTGCATTCTTCCCGTCACTTGGTCCTGTTTATGACAAAGTCCGCAATTTGGCCAAAAAGTGCCCTTTTAGCTTGATCGTTTGTAATTTTTCCTATTTCCTTCTTCGCAAGAGAAATTAGCCTCCTATTCTCTCGTTTACACCAGTCAAGTGCTCCACTTTTTGTAATTATCGCGCCAACTCTTTCAAGATCTTTATTTTTTGCGGCTTCATTGCCCCAAATTTTATCAAGGTCATCGCGATCTCTACCTTTTGCAAGTTCTTTTGTCTTATGAATCAAAATCGTATTTTTCCCCTCCCAAAGGTCCGACATCGTAGATTTACCAAGAACAGCCTCGTCACCGAAAACCCCTAAAATATCATCTTGCATCTGAAACGCAAGACCAGCCGTTAACCCAAAAGCTTCGATCGCTTTCAGTTGTTTTTCCGCCGCTCCCGAAAGAATTGCGCCTAGCGTCAGAGGGCCTACAAAACTATACCTTGCAGCCTTCAAATCCGCCACTTTTGTTACATCCGACAAGCTTGCATCAACATAGCCGTATTCCACGTCTAAAATTTGACCATACGCAGTTTCCAGAATAACTTTGGCAAGCTCCTTTTGACACAAAATCTTTAAATCTGAAGTAAAGTCGGAATTACTTACAAGATCGAATAATTCAATGGCAGCTATGTCTCCTGCAATTATCGCCATACTTTCACCGTAGTGTTCATTTACCCCTTGAAGCCCCGTTTGCCTATCGAAACTCGTACGAAATTGGGGCGAAGTGGGGCCAAACTTTTTGCCAAAGATTTTATGCACGGTCGGTTTTCCTCTTCTTAAAGTTGCCCTGTCAATAATATCGTCATGAATTAAAAAGAAACTCTGAGTCAACTCAAACGCCAAAGAAATCGGCAAAATCTTGTTTAAGTCTTTTCCCCCGCCTATTTGATAACCAAGCCATACCAAAAACGCTCGCATTTTTTTCCCTCTGCCGGAAAAATCTTGAAGTTTTTTATAAAAATCAGAAACAATCGGTGAATATTTCTTTGTAGATCGAATTTTAGCCTCGAAGTATTTTTTTGCGTAAATATCGTAGTGAGTTAAAAATTTATCAAGCTCTACTTTTAACAAATTGGGGCTATAACCTTCCAGTTCTTGAGCTGCAAGTCTTGTCCAAGGAGCATAACTTTTATGGTTCTTCTTCACATCCGAGAGGAATTCATCAAAAGAAACTTTCTTTACATCGTAGACCTCTTTATTATTAGGTTTGAAGTCACCATCATATTTGCCGACTAGAACAGCACAATGTTCGTTCTCACAATTTCCCCCATCCTTCGCAAAATAATTAAATGCTCCCACGTTTTCGATACGTACATGATCTATACCCATTTCCTTTTTTAAGGCGCGATCAGAAGCCTCCTGAAAGCTCTCATCATGCCCATCTACGTGAAGCGGGTGAGAAATAGCCGTTAAATCCCAATAGCCATCAAAAAGCCTATGTTTACGCTTCTGGAGGAGAACTTTATTACCCTGATCAAAAAGCAACGTTACAAACGCTCTGTGCCTTTTGCCTTT
This sequence is a window from Candidatus Curtissbacteria bacterium. Protein-coding genes within it:
- a CDS encoding polyprenyl synthetase family protein, yielding MRAQTLLLVDDHDKFKGYDTYDHCHTGKGKRHRAFVTLLFDQGNKVLLQKRKHRLFDGYWDLTAISHPLHVDGHDESFQEASDRALKKEMGIDHVRIENVGAFNYFAKDGGNCENEHCAVLVGKYDGDFKPNNKEVYDVKKVSFDEFLSDVKKNHKSYAPWTRLAAQELEGYSPNLLKVELDKFLTHYDIYAKKYFEAKIRSTKKYSPIVSDFYKKLQDFSGRGKKMRAFLVWLGYQIGGGKDLNKILPISLAFELTQSFFLIHDDIIDRATLRRGKPTVHKIFGKKFGPTSPQFRTSFDRQTGLQGVNEHYGESMAIIAGDIAAIELFDLVSNSDFTSDLKILCQKELAKVILETAYGQILDVEYGYVDASLSDVTKVADLKAARYSFVGPLTLGAILSGAAEKQLKAIEAFGLTAGLAFQMQDDILGVFGDEAVLGKSTMSDLWEGKNTILIHKTKELAKGRDRDDLDKIWGNEAAKNKDLERVGAIITKSGALDWCKRENRRLISLAKKEIGKITNDQAKRALFGQIADFVINRTK